From the Micromonospora sediminicola genome, one window contains:
- a CDS encoding galactose-binding domain-containing protein — MAEHRTPHRHRTTGLAALAAATLAASTLTVVALTSTATPAHAAGLSPFDISGRGATVPFREQEAEQVAHNGTKIGPDRRYGTLPSEASGREAVTLDAVGEYVEFTLAAPANAVTFRYSLPDSAAGTGRDASIDLRANGTLVKAVPVTSRYGWYYGGYPFNNNPGDTNPHHFYDETRAMFGTTYPAGTKIRLQVSSTAQSPTFTIDLADFELVGAPISKPSGVLDVVTDFGADPTGATDSTARFQAAVDAGKAQGKAVWIPSGTFTLWDHVVVDGVTLRGAGPWYSVLGGRHPTDRKRAAGIYGKYVPGGGYSGEIRSHEAGGPSRNVTLRDFAIIGDIRERVDEDQVNALGGAMTNSVVDNLWLQHTKVGAWMDGPMDNFTIRNSRILDQTADGVNFHWGVTNSTVTNTFVRNTGDDALAMWAQSVPNVGNSFTHNTIGVTVLANHLVTYGGRDITIADNVTADSVTNGGGIHVANRYPGVTGSTAVAGTITVARNTLIRNGNSDYNWQFGVGAIWFSALNEPIQGAAINVTDTDILDSSYAALHWIEGQTSGISFSNVRIDGAGTYALQVQAPSQVSFTNVRATNIAQANPMHNCVGSGFQITQGAGNSGWYTSTPYCGPWPQPQWGNGPSSPPPTSVPPTTAPPTTTPPTSTPPTTPPPTGGNLALGRPATATSVNQTYAAGNAVDGNAASYWESANNAFPQSLTVDLGASRTVDRVVLKLPAGWERRTETLSVLGSTDGSSYSTLAASAGRVFDPAAGNSVSIALPSGARRYVRVTATGNTGWPAAQLSELEVYGDGTTTTPPPTTTPPTTTAPPTGNLAAGRPVAETSHADVYGAGNTVDGNATTYWESANNAFPQSVTVDLGSARTVSRVVLKLPPSTAWQTRTQTVAVLGSTDGSSFATLKAAAGYTFDPAGGNSVSIALPSGDRRYVRLTFTGNTGWPAGQLSEFEVYAS; from the coding sequence ATGGCCGAGCACCGCACCCCGCACCGCCACCGCACCACCGGGCTCGCGGCCCTGGCCGCCGCCACGCTCGCCGCCTCGACACTGACCGTCGTGGCGCTCACCTCCACCGCCACCCCGGCGCACGCCGCCGGCCTGTCCCCGTTCGACATCTCCGGCCGCGGCGCCACCGTGCCGTTCCGCGAGCAGGAGGCGGAGCAGGTCGCCCACAACGGCACGAAGATCGGCCCCGACCGGCGCTACGGCACGCTGCCGTCGGAGGCGTCCGGCCGGGAGGCGGTCACCCTCGACGCCGTCGGCGAGTACGTCGAGTTCACGCTCGCCGCCCCGGCGAACGCGGTCACCTTCCGCTACAGCCTGCCGGACAGCGCCGCCGGCACCGGCCGGGACGCCAGCATCGACCTGCGCGCGAACGGCACCCTGGTCAAGGCCGTGCCGGTCACCTCCCGGTACGGCTGGTACTACGGCGGCTACCCGTTCAACAACAACCCGGGCGACACCAACCCGCACCACTTCTACGACGAGACCCGGGCCATGTTCGGCACCACCTACCCGGCCGGCACGAAGATCCGCCTCCAGGTCTCCTCGACCGCGCAGTCGCCCACGTTCACCATCGACCTGGCCGACTTCGAGCTGGTCGGCGCGCCGATCAGCAAGCCGTCCGGCGTGCTGGACGTGGTCACCGACTTCGGCGCGGACCCGACCGGGGCCACCGACTCGACCGCGAGGTTCCAGGCCGCGGTGGACGCCGGCAAGGCGCAGGGGAAGGCGGTGTGGATCCCCTCCGGCACGTTCACGCTCTGGGACCACGTGGTGGTCGACGGCGTGACGCTGCGCGGCGCCGGGCCGTGGTACTCGGTGCTCGGCGGCCGGCACCCCACCGACCGCAAGCGCGCCGCCGGCATCTACGGCAAGTACGTGCCGGGCGGCGGCTACTCCGGTGAGATCCGCTCGCACGAGGCCGGCGGCCCCAGCCGCAACGTCACGCTGCGGGACTTCGCCATCATCGGCGACATCCGCGAGCGCGTCGACGAGGACCAGGTCAACGCGCTCGGCGGCGCGATGACGAACTCGGTGGTGGACAACCTCTGGTTGCAGCACACCAAGGTCGGCGCCTGGATGGACGGCCCGATGGACAACTTCACCATCCGCAACAGCCGCATCCTCGACCAGACCGCCGACGGGGTGAACTTCCACTGGGGCGTCACCAACTCCACGGTGACCAACACGTTCGTCCGCAACACCGGCGACGACGCGCTGGCCATGTGGGCGCAGAGCGTGCCAAATGTCGGCAACTCCTTCACCCACAACACCATCGGCGTGACGGTCCTGGCGAACCACCTGGTCACGTACGGCGGGCGCGACATCACCATCGCCGACAACGTGACCGCCGACTCGGTGACCAACGGCGGCGGCATCCACGTGGCGAACCGCTATCCCGGCGTCACCGGGTCGACGGCCGTCGCGGGCACCATCACGGTCGCCCGCAACACGCTGATCCGCAACGGCAACTCCGACTACAACTGGCAGTTCGGGGTGGGCGCGATCTGGTTCTCCGCGCTCAACGAGCCGATCCAGGGCGCGGCGATCAACGTCACCGACACCGACATCCTGGACAGCTCCTACGCGGCGCTGCACTGGATCGAGGGGCAGACCAGCGGGATCTCGTTCAGCAACGTCCGGATCGACGGGGCGGGCACGTACGCGCTCCAGGTCCAGGCGCCCAGCCAGGTCAGCTTCACGAACGTGCGGGCCACCAACATCGCCCAGGCCAACCCGATGCACAACTGCGTCGGCAGCGGCTTCCAGATCACCCAGGGCGCCGGCAACTCCGGCTGGTACACGTCCACCCCGTACTGCGGGCCGTGGCCGCAGCCGCAGTGGGGCAACGGGCCGTCCAGCCCGCCGCCCACGAGCGTGCCCCCGACCACCGCGCCCCCGACCACGACGCCGCCGACCAGCACGCCCCCGACCACCCCGCCGCCCACCGGCGGGAACCTGGCCCTGGGCCGGCCGGCGACCGCCACCAGCGTCAACCAGACGTACGCGGCCGGCAACGCGGTCGACGGCAACGCGGCCAGCTACTGGGAGAGCGCCAACAACGCGTTCCCGCAGTCGCTGACGGTCGACCTGGGCGCGTCGCGCACCGTCGACCGGGTGGTGCTCAAGCTCCCGGCGGGCTGGGAGCGCCGCACCGAGACGCTGTCCGTGCTCGGCTCCACCGACGGCTCCTCGTACAGCACGCTCGCCGCGTCGGCGGGCCGCGTGTTCGACCCGGCGGCCGGCAACAGCGTGTCGATCGCGCTGCCGTCCGGCGCCCGCCGGTACGTCCGGGTCACCGCGACCGGCAACACCGGCTGGCCGGCGGCCCAGCTCTCCGAGCTGGAGGTGTACGGCGACGGCACGACGACCACCCCGCCGCCCACCACCACCCCGCCGACCACCACCGCGCCCCCCACCGGCAACCTCGCCGCCGGGCGGCCGGTCGCCGAGACCAGCCACGCCGACGTCTACGGCGCCGGCAACACGGTCGACGGCAACGCCACCACCTACTGGGAAAGCGCCAACAACGCGTTCCCCCAGTCGGTCACCGTCGACCTGGGCAGCGCCCGCACGGTGTCCCGGGTGGTGCTCAAGCTGCCGCCGTCGACGGCCTGGCAGACCCGCACCCAGACGGTGGCCGTGCTCGGCTCCACCGACGGCTCGTCGTTCGCCACCCTCAAGGCGGCGGCCGGGTACACGTTCGACCCGGCGGGCGGCAACAGCGTGTCGATCGCGCTGCCCTCCGGCGACCGCCGCTACGTGCGGCTGACCTTCACCGGCAACACCGGCTGGCCGGCCGGCCAGCTGTCCGAGTTCGAGGTCTACGCCTCCTGA
- a CDS encoding glycoside hydrolase family 13 protein codes for MVDSSPWWRSAVIYQVYPRSFADGNGDGIGDVAGIRSRLDHLAALGVDAIWFSPWYPSPMADAGYDVSDYRDIDPVFGTLGEVEALIDEAHALGIRTIVDVVPNHCSDAHPWFRAALAGGPDAPERELFWFRAGRGPGGDLPPTDWTGEFGGPTWTRTTDPDGTPGDWYLHLFAPQQPDFNWDHPRVRAEFEDILRFWFDRGVDGIRIDSAGLLVKDGTLPEVHPDRPHPFRDQDGVHDVYRAWRRIADDYPGQRALVGEVWLPDRQRFANYLRPDELHTAFNFDFLGCAWDATALRESIDGTLGAHAPVGAPATWVLSNHDVTRHVTRYGRADTRFSFAAKREGIPTDLELGTRRARAAALLSLALPGAAYVYQGEELGLWEVEDIPYELRQDPMWERSGRVDPGRDGCRVPLPWQGDDPPFGFSPDGAAAVPWLPQPADWKDRTVRAQTGDPHSMLELYRAALALRRADPALGDGPLSWLPAPDRVLAFAREPGFACLVNLGDRALPLPAHEELLLASGPLDDDRLPPDTAVWLRTRSA; via the coding sequence ATGGTCGACAGCAGCCCGTGGTGGCGATCAGCGGTGATCTACCAGGTCTACCCACGCAGCTTCGCCGACGGCAACGGCGACGGGATCGGTGACGTCGCCGGCATCCGCTCCCGCCTGGACCACCTCGCCGCGCTCGGTGTCGACGCGATCTGGTTCAGCCCCTGGTACCCGTCCCCGATGGCCGACGCCGGCTACGACGTGTCCGACTACCGCGACATCGACCCGGTCTTCGGCACCCTCGGCGAGGTCGAGGCGCTGATCGACGAGGCACACGCGCTCGGCATCCGGACCATCGTCGACGTGGTGCCCAACCACTGCTCGGACGCGCACCCGTGGTTCCGGGCGGCGCTGGCCGGCGGACCGGACGCCCCCGAGCGGGAGCTGTTCTGGTTCCGCGCCGGACGCGGTCCCGGCGGCGACCTCCCGCCCACCGACTGGACCGGCGAGTTCGGCGGCCCGACCTGGACCCGCACCACCGACCCGGACGGCACCCCCGGCGACTGGTACCTGCACCTGTTCGCCCCGCAGCAGCCCGACTTCAACTGGGACCACCCCCGGGTACGCGCCGAGTTCGAGGACATCCTGCGGTTCTGGTTCGACCGGGGCGTGGACGGCATCCGGATCGACTCGGCCGGCCTGCTGGTCAAGGACGGCACGCTGCCCGAGGTCCACCCGGACCGGCCGCACCCGTTCCGCGACCAGGACGGCGTGCACGACGTCTACCGGGCCTGGCGGCGCATCGCCGACGACTACCCGGGCCAGCGGGCGCTGGTCGGCGAGGTGTGGCTGCCGGACCGGCAGCGCTTCGCCAACTACCTGCGCCCGGACGAGCTGCACACCGCGTTCAACTTCGACTTCCTCGGCTGCGCCTGGGACGCCACCGCGCTGCGCGAGAGCATCGACGGCACGCTGGGCGCGCACGCCCCGGTCGGCGCCCCGGCCACCTGGGTGCTGTCCAACCACGACGTCACCCGGCACGTCACCCGCTACGGCCGGGCAGACACCCGGTTCAGCTTCGCCGCCAAGCGCGAGGGCATCCCCACCGACCTGGAGCTGGGCACCCGCCGGGCCCGGGCCGCCGCGCTGCTGTCCCTGGCGCTGCCCGGCGCCGCCTACGTCTACCAGGGCGAGGAGCTGGGGCTCTGGGAGGTCGAGGACATCCCGTACGAGCTGCGGCAGGACCCGATGTGGGAGCGCTCGGGGCGGGTCGACCCCGGCCGCGACGGCTGCCGGGTGCCGCTGCCCTGGCAGGGCGACGACCCGCCGTTCGGGTTCAGCCCCGACGGCGCGGCCGCCGTGCCGTGGCTGCCGCAGCCGGCGGACTGGAAGGACCGCACGGTCCGCGCCCAGACCGGCGACCCGCACTCGATGCTGGAGCTGTACCGCGCCGCGCTGGCGCTGCGCCGGGCCGACCCCGCGCTGGGTGACGGCCCGCTGAGCTGGCTGCCCGCCCCCGACCGGGTGCTGGCCTTCGCCCGCGAGCCCGGGTTCGCCTGCCTGGTCAACCTCGGTGACCGGGCCCTGCCGCTACCCGCGCACGAGGAGCTGCTGCTGGCCAGCGGTCCGCTCGACGACGACCGGCTGCCACCGGACACCGCCGTCTGGCTGCGCACCCGATCGGCCTGA
- a CDS encoding carbohydrate ABC transporter permease: MAADSTTRTLISPAQLRRGRGRVLYWTVLTVVVVAFTLVFLGPLYWMVTGALKSGQEIAQTPPSLFPRDPQPQNYVDAWTNLDLAKLLFNTFYYATGAVLFQLVFDTAAAYALSKLRPVLGGLILGLMLATLMIPAMVLIVPQYVTVIDLPIVHLNLLDSPFAIWLPLVANAFNIFLLKRFFDSIPEDLMAAAVMDGASPLRTLWSIVLPMSRPILGVVAIFAVTAVWKDFLWPKLVMPSPETRTVSVGIYAFSGGTPMNVVIAASVIAAIPTVVLFLIFQRNIMSGLTTGGLKG, translated from the coding sequence ATGGCAGCCGACAGCACCACCCGTACCCTCATCTCCCCGGCCCAACTGCGGCGCGGTCGCGGCCGGGTCCTCTACTGGACCGTGCTCACCGTGGTCGTGGTGGCGTTCACCCTGGTCTTCCTCGGACCGCTCTACTGGATGGTCACCGGCGCGCTGAAGTCCGGCCAGGAGATCGCGCAGACCCCGCCGTCGCTGTTCCCGCGCGACCCCCAGCCGCAGAACTACGTCGACGCCTGGACCAACCTCGACCTGGCGAAACTGCTGTTCAACACGTTCTACTACGCCACCGGCGCGGTGCTGTTCCAGTTGGTGTTCGACACCGCCGCCGCGTACGCGCTGTCGAAGCTGCGCCCGGTGCTGGGCGGGCTGATCCTCGGCCTGATGCTGGCGACGCTGATGATCCCGGCGATGGTGCTCATCGTCCCGCAGTACGTGACCGTGATCGACCTGCCGATCGTGCACCTCAACCTGCTGGACTCGCCGTTCGCGATCTGGCTGCCGCTGGTCGCCAACGCGTTCAACATCTTTCTGCTCAAGCGGTTCTTCGACTCGATCCCCGAGGACCTGATGGCCGCCGCCGTGATGGACGGCGCCTCGCCGCTGCGCACGCTCTGGTCGATCGTCCTGCCGATGTCCCGCCCGATCCTCGGCGTGGTGGCGATCTTCGCGGTGACCGCGGTGTGGAAGGACTTCCTCTGGCCGAAGCTGGTCATGCCGTCGCCGGAGACGCGGACCGTCAGCGTCGGCATCTACGCCTTCTCCGGCGGCACCCCGATGAACGTGGTGATCGCCGCCTCCGTCATCGCCGCGATCCCCACCGTCGTGCTGTTCCTGATCTTCCAACGGAACATCATGTCCGGCCTGACCACCGGCGGCCTCAAGGGCTGA
- a CDS encoding carbohydrate ABC transporter permease: MALTTAPGATRRPGRPAPTPPRVAARRAGLGRRVRDNLTGHTFLIGAVACFAVFSWYPMVRGVVMSFQRTRRGETTWVGWDNYTRIMADPSFWTAWKNTFVFTGLALVLGYAVPFLVAILLNELRHAKGYLRVLVYLPVMLPPASALFLFKFYAYDPSEAGLFNAILAAVGLPTSEWMQSPTMTMPAMVLASTWMNMGGAVLIYLAALQNIPGELYEAAEIDGAGVWRRILHVTIPQTRLILALLAMLQIVATMQLFIEPLILANGAGTQDSATSVAYLIYQHGFFQNDLNGAAALGVIMLVVLAGFSAVYVRLTARQD, translated from the coding sequence TTGGCGCTCACCACCGCCCCGGGTGCCACCCGCCGTCCCGGCCGTCCCGCACCGACACCGCCGCGCGTCGCCGCGCGCCGGGCCGGGCTCGGCCGCAGGGTGCGGGACAACCTCACCGGGCACACGTTCCTCATCGGCGCGGTCGCCTGCTTCGCCGTCTTCTCCTGGTACCCGATGGTCCGCGGCGTCGTGATGAGCTTCCAGCGCACCCGCCGGGGCGAGACCACCTGGGTCGGCTGGGACAACTACACCCGGATCATGGCCGATCCGAGCTTCTGGACGGCCTGGAAGAACACGTTCGTCTTCACCGGCCTGGCGCTCGTGCTCGGCTACGCCGTGCCGTTCCTCGTGGCGATCCTGCTCAACGAGTTGCGGCACGCGAAGGGCTACCTGCGGGTGCTGGTCTACCTGCCGGTGATGCTGCCGCCGGCGTCCGCGCTGTTCCTGTTCAAGTTCTACGCGTACGACCCGAGCGAGGCGGGGCTGTTCAACGCGATCCTCGCCGCGGTGGGCCTGCCCACGTCGGAGTGGATGCAGTCGCCCACGATGACGATGCCCGCCATGGTGCTGGCGTCGACCTGGATGAACATGGGCGGCGCGGTGCTGATCTACCTGGCGGCGTTGCAGAACATCCCCGGCGAGCTGTACGAGGCCGCCGAGATCGACGGCGCCGGGGTGTGGCGCCGGATCCTCCACGTGACGATCCCGCAGACCCGGCTGATCCTCGCGCTGCTGGCGATGCTCCAGATCGTCGCCACCATGCAGCTGTTCATCGAGCCGTTGATCCTCGCCAACGGCGCCGGCACGCAGGACTCCGCGACCTCGGTGGCCTACCTGATCTACCAGCACGGGTTCTTCCAGAACGACCTCAACGGCGCCGCCGCACTCGGCGTCATCATGCTGGTGGTGCTGGCCGGGTTCTCCGCCGTCTACGTGCGACTGACCGCGAGACAGGACTAG
- a CDS encoding ABC transporter substrate-binding protein has product MSVPQYRKVAAVALAAGLGLSLAACSTKSDDSGEAGGKVTITVDCQPVGAQKELLKNWNDDVAEFQRQNPTIVVKSVSVGEQCNNPPDFTARLAGGTVTDVFYGYMTDLQQVLDSGQAMDITEYATKDTIPTWDSVDPALKEVFTDSGKLYGVPVKNYSMGLIYNKALFQRAGLDAANPPKTWSEVRAAAKKISALGGGVAGYSEYSAGNTGGWHFTSLLYSQGGQVLSADGKKADFNNPMGKQVLQNLKDMRYGDNSMGSRQLLQWGDLLTNAGAGKVGMFIGAPDATQAIVSQFQGKYQDWAMGPLPGQDGPAKATLGGGEGYFFKKGLTPEQVKAGLKWIAYQKLTPGKGQFDYVRAKPQNYPVGLPQPLLFTNGSDAQKQELDLRKANANVDTTNFAVFEANPVPIKGEPRNAQAIYAVLDAAMSGVLTNPNANIDALLKTAEDKVNQLLAAGS; this is encoded by the coding sequence ATGTCCGTACCGCAGTATCGGAAGGTCGCGGCGGTCGCCCTCGCGGCCGGCCTCGGGCTCAGCCTCGCGGCGTGCTCCACCAAGAGCGACGACTCCGGCGAGGCCGGCGGCAAGGTCACCATCACCGTCGACTGCCAGCCGGTCGGCGCGCAGAAGGAACTGCTGAAGAACTGGAACGACGACGTCGCCGAGTTCCAGCGGCAGAACCCGACCATCGTGGTCAAGAGCGTCAGCGTCGGCGAGCAGTGCAACAACCCGCCGGACTTCACCGCCCGCCTGGCCGGCGGAACCGTCACCGACGTGTTCTACGGCTACATGACCGACCTGCAGCAGGTGCTGGACTCCGGTCAGGCGATGGACATCACCGAGTACGCCACCAAGGACACCATCCCCACCTGGGACAGCGTGGACCCGGCGCTCAAGGAGGTCTTCACCGACAGCGGCAAGCTCTACGGCGTACCGGTGAAGAACTACTCGATGGGCCTGATCTACAACAAGGCGCTGTTCCAGCGGGCCGGCCTCGACGCGGCCAACCCGCCGAAGACGTGGTCCGAGGTGCGGGCCGCGGCCAAGAAGATCTCGGCGCTCGGCGGCGGCGTCGCCGGCTACTCCGAGTACAGCGCCGGCAACACCGGCGGCTGGCACTTCACCTCGCTGCTCTACTCGCAGGGCGGCCAGGTGCTCAGTGCCGACGGCAAGAAGGCCGACTTCAACAACCCGATGGGCAAGCAGGTCCTGCAGAACCTCAAGGACATGCGCTACGGCGACAACAGCATGGGCAGCCGCCAGCTCCTGCAGTGGGGCGACCTGCTGACCAACGCCGGCGCCGGCAAGGTCGGCATGTTCATCGGCGCCCCCGACGCCACCCAGGCGATCGTCAGCCAGTTCCAGGGCAAGTACCAGGACTGGGCGATGGGCCCGCTGCCCGGCCAGGACGGCCCGGCCAAGGCGACCCTCGGTGGCGGCGAGGGCTACTTCTTCAAGAAGGGCCTCACCCCGGAGCAGGTCAAGGCCGGTCTGAAGTGGATCGCCTACCAGAAGCTCACCCCGGGCAAGGGGCAGTTCGACTACGTCCGCGCCAAGCCGCAGAACTACCCGGTCGGCCTGCCCCAGCCGCTGCTGTTCACCAACGGCAGCGACGCGCAGAAGCAGGAACTCGACCTGCGCAAGGCCAACGCCAACGTCGACACCACCAACTTCGCGGTCTTCGAGGCCAACCCGGTGCCGATCAAGGGTGAGCCGCGCAACGCGCAGGCCATCTACGCGGTGCTCGACGCGGCGATGTCCGGGGTGCTGACCAACCCGAACGCGAACATCGACGCCCTGCTCAAGACCGCCGAGGACAAGGTCAACCAGCTCCTGGCCGCCGGCAGCTGA
- a CDS encoding LacI family DNA-binding transcriptional regulator, with the protein MTKRLTEVARKAGVSEATVSRVLNGRGGVSEVTRTAVLTALDVLGYERPTKLRGERARLVGLVLPELQNPIFPALAEVVTGSLAQRGFTPALCARTIGGVPESGYVEMLLDHQVSGVIFAGGSYALADASHEHYRRLTDRGLPVVLVNAGVEELGFPRVSTDDAVAVEQAYGHLRSLGHERIGIVLGPADHVPSRRKLDAMVRAAGWGEDRSLVERSSFSMEGARVAATKLIERGATGIVCASDVLALGTIRAARRLGCAVPADVSVVGFDDSAFMTCTDPPLTTVRQPIETMGQAAVDLLVTQIEGAGVLHDELLFEPELVVRGSTAPAPRT; encoded by the coding sequence GTGACGAAACGCTTGACGGAGGTGGCCCGCAAGGCGGGTGTCAGCGAGGCGACCGTGAGCCGCGTGCTCAACGGCCGCGGCGGCGTGTCCGAGGTGACCCGGACGGCCGTGCTGACCGCCCTCGACGTGCTCGGCTACGAGCGCCCGACCAAGTTGCGCGGGGAGCGCGCCCGGCTGGTCGGTCTGGTGCTGCCCGAGCTGCAGAACCCGATCTTCCCGGCCCTGGCCGAGGTGGTCACCGGCTCCCTGGCCCAACGCGGGTTCACCCCGGCGCTCTGCGCCCGCACCATCGGCGGCGTGCCCGAGTCCGGCTACGTGGAGATGCTGCTGGACCACCAGGTCAGCGGCGTCATCTTCGCCGGCGGCTCGTACGCGCTCGCGGACGCCTCGCACGAGCACTACCGGCGCCTGACCGATCGCGGCCTGCCCGTGGTGCTGGTCAACGCCGGCGTCGAGGAACTGGGCTTCCCCCGGGTGTCCACCGACGACGCGGTCGCCGTCGAGCAGGCGTACGGGCACCTGCGCTCCCTCGGCCACGAGCGGATCGGCATCGTGCTCGGCCCGGCCGACCACGTGCCCTCGCGCCGCAAGCTCGACGCCATGGTCCGCGCCGCCGGCTGGGGCGAGGACCGGTCCCTCGTGGAGCGGTCCAGCTTCTCCATGGAGGGCGCGCGGGTCGCCGCCACGAAGCTGATCGAACGCGGCGCCACCGGCATCGTCTGTGCCAGCGACGTGCTGGCGCTGGGCACCATCCGGGCCGCCCGGCGGCTCGGCTGCGCGGTGCCGGCCGACGTCTCGGTGGTCGGCTTCGACGACTCCGCGTTCATGACCTGCACCGACCCGCCGCTGACCACGGTGCGCCAGCCGATCGAGACGATGGGCCAGGCCGCCGTCGACCTGCTGGTCACCCAGATCGAGGGGGCCGGCGTGCTGCACGACGAGCTGCTCTTCGAGCCCGAGCTGGTGGTACGCGGCTCCACCGCCCCCGCTCCCCGTACCTGA
- a CDS encoding glycosyl hydrolase family 28-related protein yields MQRSVEGTTGRRPCVPRILAAAVTAAALVVPPGSAAAATAPPGPAPAVTRAALDPALVAGRGAAVDYVEQEAENARTTGTVIGPDRSAYTLAGEASGRRAVRLLPGQYVEFTLPRATNALTVRYSIPDAPRGGGITAPLRVAVGRAPARTMTLTSQYAWLYNQYPFTNDPDADLLHPDWWITECSCVPAATTPTPVVAKPFRPHHFYDEQRMLLGRTHRAGEVVRLTAPTGTAAAWTVIDLLDAHLVAPPRVVPRAVNVLAFGADPTGRRESAGAFDRAVAHARRVDRPLYLPPGVFQVNRHVIVDDVTIVGAGSWYTVVKGREVALDTPAPDGSRHTGVGFYGRDAADGGSRHVHLSGFAIEGEVRERVDTDQVNAIGGALNHSTVDGLYLHHTKVGMWFDGPMTGLRVTDTVIADQIADGLNFHTGVTHSSVTNSVVRNSGDDALAMWSEGTANASNTFAYNTVQSPVLANGIALYGGADLTVAHNLVADPVREGSAIQIGSRFGAEPFAGRIRITGNTTVRAGTYDLNWNIGLGAIWFYALDRSIDADIQVTGDAYLDSTYNAIMLVSDWPVKDSVRIDNVRFHDIRVDGTGTSVVSARTAGGASFADVDARNVGAVGVNNCGSFHFTPAGSEFGLTDLGGNDGGWLAPWLLPNTITCDDRPPVVPPPPPTTW; encoded by the coding sequence ATGCAACGGAGCGTGGAAGGCACCACGGGCCGCCGCCCGTGCGTGCCGCGGATCCTCGCGGCGGCGGTCACCGCCGCCGCCCTGGTCGTGCCGCCCGGCTCCGCCGCCGCGGCGACCGCGCCCCCCGGCCCGGCGCCGGCGGTCACCCGGGCCGCCCTCGACCCGGCACTGGTGGCCGGGCGCGGCGCCGCCGTCGACTACGTCGAGCAGGAGGCCGAGAACGCCCGCACCACCGGCACCGTCATCGGCCCCGACCGATCCGCCTACACTCTGGCCGGCGAGGCGTCCGGCCGCCGGGCCGTCCGCCTGCTGCCCGGCCAGTACGTCGAGTTCACGCTCCCCCGGGCCACCAACGCGCTGACCGTGCGCTACAGCATCCCCGACGCGCCGCGCGGCGGCGGCATCACCGCGCCGCTGCGGGTCGCCGTCGGCCGGGCGCCCGCGCGCACCATGACGCTCACCTCGCAGTACGCCTGGCTCTACAACCAGTACCCGTTCACCAACGACCCCGACGCGGACCTGCTGCACCCGGACTGGTGGATCACCGAGTGCTCGTGCGTGCCGGCGGCCACCACACCGACCCCGGTCGTCGCCAAGCCGTTCCGGCCGCACCACTTCTACGACGAGCAGCGGATGCTGCTCGGGCGGACCCACCGGGCCGGCGAGGTGGTCCGGCTGACCGCGCCGACCGGCACGGCCGCCGCCTGGACCGTGATCGACCTGCTGGACGCGCACCTGGTCGCCCCGCCCCGGGTGGTTCCCCGCGCGGTGAACGTGCTCGCCTTCGGCGCCGACCCGACCGGGCGGCGCGAGTCCGCCGGCGCGTTCGACCGGGCCGTGGCGCACGCCCGCCGGGTGGACCGGCCGCTGTACCTGCCGCCGGGTGTCTTCCAGGTCAACCGGCACGTGATCGTCGACGACGTGACCATCGTGGGCGCCGGCAGCTGGTACACCGTCGTGAAGGGACGCGAGGTCGCGCTCGACACCCCGGCGCCGGACGGGTCCCGGCACACCGGCGTCGGCTTCTACGGCCGCGACGCGGCGGACGGCGGCAGTCGCCACGTCCACCTCTCCGGCTTCGCGATCGAGGGCGAAGTCCGCGAGCGCGTCGACACCGACCAGGTCAACGCCATCGGCGGAGCACTCAACCACAGCACCGTCGACGGCCTCTATCTGCACCACACCAAGGTCGGCATGTGGTTCGACGGTCCGATGACGGGGCTGCGGGTCACCGACACCGTGATCGCCGACCAGATCGCCGACGGGCTCAACTTCCACACCGGCGTCACGCACTCCTCGGTCACCAACTCGGTGGTCCGCAACAGCGGCGACGACGCCCTGGCCATGTGGTCGGAGGGGACCGCGAACGCGTCCAACACGTTCGCGTACAACACCGTGCAGTCGCCGGTGCTGGCCAACGGCATCGCGCTCTACGGGGGCGCCGACCTGACCGTCGCGCACAACCTGGTCGCCGACCCGGTCCGCGAGGGCAGCGCCATCCAGATCGGCTCCCGCTTCGGGGCCGAGCCGTTCGCCGGCCGGATCCGGATCACCGGCAACACCACGGTCCGGGCCGGCACCTACGACCTCAACTGGAACATCGGCCTCGGCGCGATCTGGTTCTACGCGCTGGACCGCAGCATCGACGCCGACATCCAGGTCACCGGCGACGCCTACCTGGACAGCACCTACAACGCGATCATGCTGGTCAGCGACTGGCCGGTGAAGGACAGCGTCCGGATCGACAACGTGCGGTTCCACGACATCCGGGTCGACGGCACGGGCACCTCGGTGGTGAGCGCCCGCACCGCCGGCGGGGCCAGCTTCGCCGACGTCGACGCGCGCAACGTGGGCGCGGTCGGGGTGAACAACTGCGGCTCGTTCCACTTCACCCCGGCCGGATCCGAGTTCGGCCTCACCGACCTCGGCGGCAACGACGGCGGCTGGCTGGCCCCGTGGCTGCTGCCGAACACCATCACCTGCGACGACCGGCCGCCGGTCGTGCCGCCGCCCCCACCCACCACCTGGTGA